One segment of bacterium DNA contains the following:
- a CDS encoding tyrosine-type recombinase/integrase, with product RLSEVLTAKWEDINLKDKIIETKTIKGGRLRTRRIPLNRCSYNIITVSRRVGEYIFSPKKKPITRDYVTHTFLKLVRKTGIAPACFNDLRHTFASHLGEAGADERTIAELLGHTSTRTTWIYTHLGREHLRKAVEKLDLPKY from the coding sequence AGATTATCTGAAGTATTAACTGCCAAATGGGAAGATATAAACTTGAAGGACAAAATTATCGAAACTAAAACTATTAAGGGTGGAAGATTAAGAACAAGGAGAATACCCCTGAACAGGTGCAGTTATAATATTATAACAGTATCACGCAGGGTCGGAGAGTATATCTTTAGCCCTAAAAAGAAACCAATTACCCGGGATTATGTTACTCATACATTTCTGAAACTGGTTAGGAAAACTGGGATCGCCCCGGCATGCTTCAACGACCTTCGGCATACTTTCGCTTCGCATTTGGGAGAGGCCGGAGCTGATGAGAGGACTATCGCGGAACTTCTCGGCCATACATCTACAAGGACTACTTGGATTTATACCCATTTAGGTAGGGAACATTTGAGGAAAGCAGTAGAGAAGTTAGATTTACCTAAATACTAA